The Verrucomicrobiota bacterium genome has a segment encoding these proteins:
- a CDS encoding TldD/PmbA family protein — translation MKDLCRHAVEVAKQRGATYADARIVRLRNQWLGAEDERISEITDSESFGIGVRVICDGAWGFAASARVDKATIDKTAARAVEIAKASGLAKAPDGLRWAKEPVHTGTFRTPIEKDPFDVSLEDKTGLLLAIGKEVRAVKGVNKYHAHMRFRREQRFQATSEGTLVESDCYTTTASYSATAVDATTVKDRYFEATALNAGYEHIDKTPLLAEARRVGEEAVQKLTGKPCPVGKKDLVLLPSHLALTMHESIGHATELDRVLGMEESLAGSSFATIDQLGTLKYGSPHMNIVCDNTMPFGLGSRGWDDDGVEAQRWYVIKNGILVDYMTGREVCHATGADRSHGSCRADSWASIPIVRQSNIGLEPGEKPLTLDELIADTEDGILIDGMGSFSIDQRRQNFQFGGDCFWEIKNGKKGGMLKDVTYQAITTEFWGSLDAVCDKRFWEPIGIMGCGKGDPMQIAQMTHGSAPARFRKIDVGGATK, via the coding sequence ATGAAGGACCTGTGCCGGCACGCGGTCGAGGTGGCCAAGCAGCGCGGGGCGACCTACGCCGACGCGCGCATTGTCCGCCTGCGCAATCAATGGCTCGGCGCCGAGGATGAGCGGATCTCCGAGATCACCGATTCGGAGTCGTTCGGCATCGGCGTGCGCGTGATCTGTGACGGGGCGTGGGGCTTCGCCGCCAGCGCCCGGGTAGACAAAGCAACCATCGACAAGACGGCCGCCCGTGCCGTCGAGATCGCCAAGGCGAGCGGGCTCGCTAAGGCGCCCGACGGCCTGCGCTGGGCCAAGGAGCCCGTGCACACCGGCACGTTCCGCACGCCGATCGAGAAGGACCCCTTCGACGTGTCGCTCGAGGACAAGACGGGCCTCTTGCTGGCGATCGGCAAGGAGGTGCGCGCCGTCAAGGGCGTGAACAAGTATCACGCCCACATGCGCTTCCGGCGCGAGCAGCGGTTCCAGGCCACGAGCGAAGGCACGCTCGTCGAGAGCGACTGCTATACGACCACCGCCTCGTATTCGGCCACCGCCGTGGACGCCACGACGGTCAAGGATCGCTACTTCGAGGCGACGGCCCTCAACGCCGGATACGAGCACATCGACAAGACGCCGCTCTTGGCCGAGGCGCGCCGCGTCGGCGAGGAAGCGGTCCAGAAGCTCACCGGCAAGCCGTGCCCGGTCGGCAAGAAGGACCTCGTCCTGCTCCCGTCGCACCTGGCACTGACGATGCACGAATCGATCGGCCACGCCACCGAGTTGGACCGCGTGCTCGGCATGGAGGAGAGCTTGGCCGGTTCGAGCTTCGCCACCATCGACCAGCTTGGTACGCTCAAGTACGGCTCGCCGCACATGAACATCGTCTGCGACAACACGATGCCGTTCGGGCTGGGCAGCCGCGGCTGGGACGATGATGGCGTCGAGGCCCAGCGCTGGTACGTGATCAAGAACGGCATCCTCGTTGATTACATGACGGGGCGCGAGGTTTGCCACGCCACCGGCGCGGACCGCTCGCACGGCAGTTGCCGGGCCGATTCCTGGGCATCGATCCCCATCGTGCGCCAGTCCAACATCGGCCTCGAACCGGGGGAGAAGCCGCTGACGCTCGACGAGCTGATCGCCGACACCGAGGACGGCATCCTGATCGACGGGATGGGCTCGTTTTCCATCGACCAGCGACGCCAGAACTTCCAGTTCGGCGGCGACTGCTTCTGGGAAATCAAGAACGGCAAGAAGGGCGGCATGCTCAAAGACGTCACGTATCAGGCGATCACGACCGAGTTCTGGGGCTCGCTTGACGCCGTCTGCGACAAGCGGTTCTGGGAACCGATCGGCATCATGGGCTGCGGCAAGGGCGACCCGATGCAGATCGCACAGATGACACACGGCTCAGCCCCGGCACGCTTCAGGAAGATCGACGTGGGAGGCGCAACGAAATGA
- a CDS encoding TldD/PmbA family protein produces MNESQALSILEKALKAADADDVVATLDGGTSAATRLADNRITQNLEATRATLVVTCAYGQSHGTATTEDLSDDAIQAAVKTAQAIAKSMPPDPEHMPPVEPAETAKYTKVNGYFEPTARFSPEARAKQLAAAAKTVSAKGYRLSGAYASGDGFTALANSAGLKAYHRSTRGEIHLTALGANGSGWAEKIGDNTDEIDVGAVAGEALRIAQLAQNPADPEAGKYTLIMPPAAVAEMVAFFLWMGFDAKAADEDRNFLRGKQGQKIAPETITVRSNPAEPGCLGRPFQDDGLASQTIKWLDKGVLKNLVYSRYWAKKQGKKATGWPANVIMDGGTTSIDQMIASTERGLLVTHFWYIRTVDPMRPLITGMTRDGLLRIENGKIADPVKQMRFNENPLDMLGRIEAMGPPGRTGEYMPMLMPALKVRDFNFTSTTKF; encoded by the coding sequence ATGAACGAATCGCAGGCCCTGAGCATACTCGAGAAGGCCCTCAAAGCAGCCGACGCCGACGACGTGGTCGCCACGCTCGACGGGGGTACAAGCGCCGCAACGCGCCTCGCCGACAACCGGATCACGCAGAACCTCGAGGCGACCCGCGCCACGCTCGTCGTCACCTGCGCTTACGGCCAGAGCCACGGCACGGCCACGACCGAGGACCTGAGCGACGACGCGATCCAGGCGGCGGTCAAGACCGCCCAGGCGATCGCCAAGAGCATGCCGCCCGATCCGGAGCACATGCCGCCCGTCGAGCCCGCTGAGACGGCCAAGTACACCAAGGTCAACGGCTACTTCGAGCCGACGGCCCGCTTCTCGCCCGAGGCCCGCGCCAAGCAGCTCGCGGCCGCGGCGAAGACCGTGAGCGCCAAGGGCTACCGGCTCTCGGGCGCCTACGCCAGCGGCGACGGGTTCACGGCCCTGGCCAACTCGGCCGGCCTGAAAGCCTACCACCGCTCGACGCGCGGCGAGATCCACCTCACCGCGCTGGGCGCCAACGGCTCCGGCTGGGCCGAGAAGATCGGCGACAATACCGACGAGATCGACGTCGGCGCTGTGGCCGGCGAGGCATTGCGCATCGCCCAGCTTGCCCAGAATCCGGCCGATCCCGAGGCGGGCAAGTACACGCTCATCATGCCGCCGGCCGCCGTGGCCGAGATGGTGGCGTTCTTCCTGTGGATGGGCTTCGACGCCAAAGCCGCCGACGAGGACCGCAACTTCCTGCGCGGCAAGCAGGGCCAGAAGATCGCGCCCGAGACGATCACGGTTCGGTCGAATCCCGCCGAGCCCGGTTGCCTCGGGCGCCCGTTCCAGGACGACGGCCTCGCCTCGCAGACGATCAAGTGGCTCGACAAGGGCGTGCTCAAGAACCTCGTCTACTCGCGCTACTGGGCCAAGAAGCAGGGCAAGAAGGCCACCGGCTGGCCGGCCAACGTCATCATGGACGGCGGCACCACGTCGATTGACCAGATGATCGCCTCGACCGAGCGCGGCCTGCTCGTGACCCATTTCTGGTACATCCGCACCGTCGACCCGATGCGGCCGCTCATCACGGGCATGACGCGCGACGGGCTGCTACGCATCGAGAACGGCAAGATCGCCGACCCCGTCAAGCAGATGCGCTTCAACGAGAATCCGCTCGACATGCTCGGCCGCATCGAGGCCATGGGCCCGCCCGGACGTACGGGCGAGTACATGCCCATGCTCATGCCCGCGCTCAAGGTCCGCGACTTCAACTTCACGAGTACGACAAAGTTCTGA
- a CDS encoding DUF3644 domain-containing protein: MKGHRGNPGLKGRLLEKSIEGYILALETINRLSIKYRVETFCYLICNAWELLLKAKILNDAGNDRNSIYRGNKKRGERRESVSLRECLDRVIPTKSDAERRNIECIAELRDEAVHLVISDVPTDVLGLFQACVINYHRRLNEWFCVSLSDRVHVGMMSLVYDLGPHRGDMNDKRLRRALGREAADYLTRYCAQIRNEFDALQRPVQFSIDIEYRLALTKNHDDADIVLFQGSAGAAAVQIVEVPKDSSRSHPYRQKEVIQRVKAAVPGLKINQHDIQCVKKAYSVKQRPEYFYQGKVKGSPVQYSQHFVNWLILQHDRDGEFFAKARVKAKGRS, from the coding sequence ATGAAAGGGCACCGCGGCAATCCAGGGCTCAAGGGCCGCTTGCTGGAGAAGAGCATCGAAGGCTACATCCTCGCCCTGGAGACCATCAATCGCCTCTCGATCAAATACCGTGTCGAGACCTTCTGCTACCTGATATGCAATGCGTGGGAACTGCTGCTGAAGGCGAAGATTCTCAATGACGCTGGCAACGACCGCAATTCTATCTACCGGGGCAACAAGAAGCGAGGCGAGCGCCGGGAGTCAGTGTCGTTGCGCGAGTGCCTGGACCGTGTTATCCCCACCAAGTCCGACGCGGAACGGCGAAATATCGAATGCATCGCCGAGCTCCGGGATGAGGCTGTCCATCTGGTGATCAGTGACGTGCCGACGGACGTACTGGGCCTGTTCCAGGCTTGCGTGATCAACTACCACCGGCGCCTCAATGAATGGTTCTGCGTCTCACTGTCTGATCGAGTGCATGTGGGGATGATGAGCCTCGTCTATGACCTGGGACCCCACCGGGGCGACATGAACGACAAACGACTTCGCCGTGCGCTGGGACGGGAAGCTGCCGACTATCTCACCCGATACTGTGCCCAGATTAGGAATGAGTTCGATGCGCTTCAACGCCCTGTGCAGTTCTCGATCGACATTGAGTATCGTCTCGCACTGACCAAGAACCATGACGACGCGGACATCGTCCTGTTCCAGGGCTCGGCTGGTGCGGCGGCAGTCCAGATCGTCGAGGTCCCCAAGGACTCCAGCAGGTCGCACCCGTACCGCCAGAAGGAGGTGATTCAGAGAGTCAAGGCAGCGGTGCCGGGTCTGAAGATCAATCAGCACGACATCCAATGCGTAAAGAAGGCGTACAGTGTCAAACAACGACCGGAGTACTTCTATCAAGGTAAGGTCAAGGGATCTCCGGTCCAATACAGCCAACACTTCGTGAACTGGCTGATACTGCAGCACGATAGAGATGGAGAGTTCTTCGCGAAGGCTAGAGTGAAGGCGAAGGGGAGGTCCTGA